A part of Streptomyces sp. NBC_01210 genomic DNA contains:
- a CDS encoding bifunctional cytidylyltransferase/SDR family oxidoreductase, producing MSVPHEAKPRTTAVVLAGGTGQRVGLAIPKQLLKIAGKAVIEHTLSIFEQAESVDDVIVLMAPGFVPDVEKIIAKAGLTKVSKVIEGGATRNETTERAIEALGEGLAEGEDRNVLFHDAVRPLLSQRVIADCVDALDRYQAVDVAIPSADTIIVTRTHGGDGEFITDVPDRSRLRRGQTPQAFKLSTIRRAYEIAAGDPNFQATDDCSVVLRYLPDVPIYVVAGDEYNMKVTQPVDVFIADKLFQLASTAAPRQADEAAYRELLSGRTMVVFGGSYGIGADIAALAEQYGANVYALGRSTTGTHVENPEHVDDALSKAYSETGRIDYVINTAGVLRIGKLAETDNITIQEALNVNYLAPVQIARASYKYLAETKGQLLLYTSSSYTRGRAEYSLYSSTKAAMVNLTQALSDEWASEGIRVNCVNPERTATPMRTKAFGTEPEGSLLSSEAVARSSLNVLLSELTGHVIDVRQQDPTREASEASGFEQALAAVLDREEDV from the coding sequence GTGTCTGTGCCGCACGAAGCCAAGCCCCGCACCACAGCAGTCGTGCTCGCCGGTGGTACCGGCCAGCGCGTGGGACTGGCGATCCCGAAGCAGCTGCTGAAGATCGCCGGCAAGGCCGTCATCGAGCACACGCTGTCGATCTTCGAGCAGGCAGAGTCGGTCGACGACGTGATTGTGCTGATGGCGCCGGGGTTTGTGCCCGATGTGGAGAAGATCATCGCCAAGGCCGGGCTGACCAAGGTCAGCAAGGTCATTGAGGGCGGCGCGACCCGTAACGAGACCACCGAGCGCGCCATCGAGGCTCTCGGCGAGGGTCTCGCGGAGGGCGAGGACCGCAACGTCCTCTTCCATGACGCAGTGCGTCCGCTTCTGTCGCAGCGTGTGATCGCGGACTGTGTCGACGCCCTCGACCGCTACCAGGCCGTCGATGTCGCCATCCCCTCCGCCGACACGATCATCGTGACCCGCACCCACGGTGGGGACGGCGAGTTCATCACCGACGTCCCGGACCGCTCCCGGCTGCGCCGCGGCCAGACGCCGCAGGCCTTCAAGCTCTCCACGATTCGCCGGGCGTACGAGATCGCCGCCGGCGACCCCAACTTCCAGGCCACCGACGACTGCTCGGTGGTGCTGAGGTATCTGCCGGACGTGCCGATCTATGTCGTCGCGGGCGACGAGTACAACATGAAGGTGACCCAGCCGGTCGACGTCTTCATCGCGGACAAGCTCTTCCAGCTGGCCTCCACCGCCGCCCCGCGCCAGGCCGACGAGGCCGCCTACCGCGAGCTGCTGTCCGGCAGGACGATGGTGGTCTTCGGCGGTTCGTACGGCATCGGTGCCGACATCGCCGCGCTGGCCGAGCAGTACGGCGCCAACGTGTATGCGCTGGGTCGCTCCACCACCGGCACCCACGTCGAGAACCCGGAGCATGTGGACGACGCGCTCTCCAAGGCGTACTCCGAGACGGGCCGTATCGACTACGTCATCAACACGGCGGGCGTGCTGCGCATCGGCAAGCTGGCCGAGACGGACAACATCACCATCCAGGAGGCGTTGAACGTCAATTACCTGGCGCCGGTGCAGATTGCGCGTGCCTCATACAAATACCTTGCGGAGACCAAGGGTCAGCTGCTGCTCTACACCTCCTCCAGTTACACCCGCGGCCGCGCCGAATACAGCCTTTACTCGTCCACCAAGGCGGCCATGGTGAATCTCACCCAGGCACTCTCGGACGAATGGGCGAGCGAGGGAATCCGGGTGAATTGCGTCAATCCGGAGCGCACGGCCACCCCGATGCGGACCAAGGCGTTCGGTACGGAGCCGGAGGGCTCGCTGCTCTCCTCCGAAGCTGTGGCGCGGTCCTCTCTGAACGTGCTGCTCTCCGAACTGACCGGTCATGTCATCGATGTGCGGCAGCAGGATCCGACCCGCGAGGCGAGCGAGGCCTCGGGCTTCGAGCAGGCGCTCGCGGCGGTCCTGGACCGCGAGGAAGATGTGTAA